In Penicillium oxalicum strain HP7-1 chromosome I, whole genome shotgun sequence, a single window of DNA contains:
- a CDS encoding Nuclear distribution protein nudF 1: MSQLLTARQAEELHKAMIAYLSAANLPQTCAALREELGDSVSVEDATLKKYEGLLEKKWTSVVRLQKKIMDLETRIASLQTELDTATPTSLSRRNQDPASWLPRAPARHNLESHRSGVNCVAFHPIFSSLASGSEDSTIKIWDWELGELERTIKGHTRAVLDVDYGGPRGGTLLASCSSDLTIKLFDPADEYKNIRTLPGHDHSVSAVRFIPSGAAGSPMSGNLLVSASRDMTLRIWDVTTGYCVKTLQGHSAWVRDVAPSPDGRFLFSAGEDQVPRLWDISSGESKATFLGHEHVIECVAFAPTTSYPYLAPLAGLKKPPPSSSSAEFVATGSRDKTIRLWDARGNLIKTLVGHDNWVRALVFHPGGKYLLSVADDKTLRCWDLTQECKCIRTIMAHDHFVSSIRWAPPLIKETNTNGATGANGDPTSSTAKDDPNAASKMSIRCVLATGSVDMKVRVFAL, translated from the exons ATGAGCCAGCTCCTCACGGCGCGACAGGCGGAGGAGCT GCACAAGGCAATGATTGCCTATCTGAGCGCCGCGAACCTGCCGCAGACGTGCGCCGCCCTACGAGAGGAACTTGGCGATTCGGTCTCCGTGGAAGATGCTACATTGAAAAAATATGAGGGTCtgctggaaaagaaatggacCAGCGTCGTGAGGCTACAGAAAAAG ATTATGGACCTTGAGACGCGAATTGCCAGCCTGCAGACTGAATTGGACACCGCCACACCtacatctctctctcgaaGAAACCAAGATCCGGCATCGTGGTTACCTCGAGCTCCGGCGCGCCACAACCTCGAGTCGCATCGGTCGGGTGTGAACTGCGTGGCGTTCCACCCTATTTTCTCCTCACTCGCATCGGGTTCCGAAGACAGTACGATCAAGATTTGGGACTGGGAGCTGGGTGAATTGGAGCGGACAATCAAGGGTCACACGAGAGCGGTGCTCGATGTAGACTATGGCGGGCCTCGCGGGGGAACCCTTCTGGCCTCATGCTCATCTGACTTGACGATCAAGTTGTTTGATCCAGCGGATGAATACAAGAACATTCGCACTCTGCCTGGTCATGACCATAGTGTCTCGGCAGTGCGATTCATTCCATCCGGAGCCGCAGGGTCTCCCATGTCGGGCAACTTGTTGGTTTCTGCGTCCCGTGATATGACACTACGCATATGGGACGTGACCACTGGGTACTGTGTGAAGACTTTACAGGGCCACTCCGCATGGGTACGAGATGTAGCGCCCTCGCCAGACGGGCGCTTCTTGTTCTCTGCCGGAGAGGACCAGGTTCCTCGACTATGGGATATATCGTCTGGGGAATCCAAGGCCACGTTCCTGGGCCACGAACATGTGATTGAATGTGTTGCCTTTGCTCCTACGACGAGCTATCCATATCTTGCACCTTTGGCGGGACTCAAGAAACCgcctccatcttcatcatctgcgGAATTTGTGGCGACTGGCTCTCGAGACAAGACCATTCGATTGTGGGATGCACGGGGAAATTTGATCAAAACATTGGTGGGCCATGATAACTGGGTGCGAGCATTGGTCTTCCATCCTGGAGGCAAGTATCTCCTCTCGGTAGCAGACGACAAGACTCTTCGGTGCTGGGATCTCACTCAGGAGTGCAAATGTATTCGCACGATCATGGCCCATGATCACTTTGTGAGCTCGATTCGATGGGCACCACCGTTGATCAAAGAGACCAACACCAACGGCGCCACCGGGGCGAATGGGGACCCTACGTCCAGTACGGCCAAGGACGATCCCAATGCGGCCAGCAAGATGTCCATTCGATGTGTTCTTGCTACGGGGAGCGTTGACATGAAAGTGCGGGTCTTCGCCTTATGA